The DNA segment GGAACTGGAGCACTTCGTCCGCCCCGGCCTGCGTTTGGCGGTGGTGGACAGTGAGGGCTTTCTGCTCGCGAGCCACGGGCAGTTGCAAATCAATGACAAAGACGGGGAACCAACCCCCTGGCTGCGCAACTGGATTTACCGCAAACTACTGGCACAGGAAGACCTGTCTCCGTTAGCAGTCAGCGGCCTGCCAACGAGTGCCGGCGCAGATCGCACTCCCTGGCGACAGTGGTTCAGCGGTCCCCTGCAGTCCCGCATCGGCGCCGTCAGCGTACCGGTGATCACCCGTGCCGATGACGTCGTCGAACGACCACTGCTGGGGCGGGTACTGGTACTTCAGTCCGGTGCTGTCATGCAGTCTGTGACAGAAGGGGCGGCACACCGCCTGTGGCTGATCAGTTGCGCCGCTGCTGCCACAGCCCTGCTGCTTTTACTGGCCTATGCCAGCTGGCTGTCCTGGCGAATTCGCAAACTGCATCGCGCAGCCCGCACCGCTGTGGATGCCAGCGGCAAACTGCGTGGCGACTTCCCCATATCCCGCGCAGGTGATGAACTGGGTGCCCTGAACCGCACATTTGCCAGCCTGTTGAGTGAACTGGATCAATACCACCAGTACCTACGCACCCTGGCCGGCAAGCTGTCTCACGAACTGCGCACGCCCCTGGCCATTGTGCGCTCTTCTCTGGACAACCTGTGCGAGGGCAACCTGGACAAAAACAGCCGCCGCTATGCCGAGCGCGCAATGGACGGCAGTGCGCGCCTGTCGGGGATTCTCAACAGCCTCTCCGCCGCCAGTAATCTGGAGGCCAGCATCCAACAGGCCGAACGGGAACCCTTCGATCTGGCGGATTTCCTCAAGGTGATGGTGCAGTGTTACAGCGACGCCCACCCCAACTTCCGTTTTCACCTGGACGTCTCCCCCGGCGAACTGATCTGTCATGGCGCACCGGAACTGCTGGCACAGTTGCTCGACAAACTGGTGGACAACGCCTGCAGTTTTGCCCCCGCAGGCAGTGAAATACAGCTGTCTGCGCATATCGGAAGAGAGGGCTACACCCTGTCTGTCAGTAACCGCGGCCCATTGCTGCCCGGCGGCTCTGTGCACAAGCTGTTCGACTCTCTCGTTTCCGTGCGCAAGGGCGGCAACAACACAGGCCACCTGGGCCTGGGGCTGCATATCGCCAAGCTGATCGCAGACTTTCATCGCGGCAGGTTGCGTGCCGGTAACCGCGCCGATGGCAGTGGTGTGGTGTTCTGCCTGGAGTTGCCGGCCCGGTAACCGGTGCGGCCCCCAAGCACTGTGGCGAGCCCGACCATGGTTGACAAGCCAGTAACTGTGGGGATAATGTCGCGTCCCGATCGGGCCCCAGGGCCTGTTAGTTACAGATTCAGGATTCCAGACAGGAGCAACCGGTGGCCAACTCACCTCAAGCGAAGAAACGCGCACGCCAGAACGACAAGCGCCGCATGCACAACGCCAGTCTGCGCTCCATGGTGCGCACCTACATCAAGAAGGTAGTAGCCGCCATTGATGCGGGCGATGCCGAAAAAGCAAAAACCGCCTACGCTGAAGCGGTTCCCGTGATCGACCGCATGGCGGATAAAGGTATTATTCACAAGAATAAAGCAGCTCGCCACAAGAGTCGCCTGAACGCCCAGATCAAAGCGCTGGCTGCCTGATCTCATCGGGTAGCAGACTCAAAAAAAGCCCCGCAATGCGGGGCTTTTTTGTCACCGGCAGCAGAGAACCGGCACTGACATCAGAGCAAAACCAGGTTGTCGCGATGAATCAGCTCATCATCGTCGCGGTAACCGAGCAAGTCGATAAATTTTTCCGAGGGTTGTCCCTGAATCCTGAGACTCTCCCGACTGTCATAATTCACCAGGCCCCGGGCGACCTCCCGCCCCGCGCTATTGCGGCAGGAAACCAGATCTCCCCGCCGAAAGCAGCCCTCCACGCCTGTGACCCCCACCGCCAGCAGGCTCCTGCCTCTCTCCAGCAGGGCTGTCTCTGCCCCCCTGTCCAGTACCACAGCACCGCGCACCTGCAACTGGCCGGCAAGCCAGCGCTTGCGCGCCGCGAGGGGGCCCGCCTCGGGCAACAGCAGGGTACCCAGCGGCTCCCCTGCGCAAACACGCGTTATCACCGCTTCCCTGGCACCGCCAGCAATCACTGTGCAGGCACCGGAACGCGCGGCCAGTTGCGCTGCCCGCACCTTGGTAGCCATACCGCCGCGCCCCAGGCCGCTGCGCGATTCCCCCGCCACCTGCAATAGCCTGGGGTCCAGCGCGGAAGCCTCAGCAATCAACTCCGCACGGGGATTTTCCCGGGGGTCTTCGCTAAAGAGCCCGTCCGCATCCGTCATAATCAGCAGGGCATCCGCCTCTACCAGGTTGGCAACCAGCGCCGCCAGGGTGTCGTTGTCCCCAAAGCGGATTTCATCGGTCACTACGGTGTCATTTTCATTGACGATGGGTACGGACCCCAAAGACAGGAGGGTTCGCAGGGTGCTGCGCGCATTGAGATAACGGGTGCGATTGGAGAGGTCGTCGTGATCCAGCAGGATCTGTGCGCTGGGAATATCGAAGTCACCGAAGGCCTGCTCATAAACCTGTACCAGGTGACTCTGCCCCACTGCGGCGGCAGCCTGCAACTGGTGAATGGATTCCGGTCTGCGGCGCCAGCCCAGTCGATCCATACCGGCGGCAACAGCGCCGGAGGAAACCAGGACCACCTCTATTCCACGCGCGCGCAGAGCTGCCATCTGCGCAACCCAGGCCGAGATCGCCGAGCGGTGTACACCGCGCCCCCCGTTGGTTAACAGGGCGCTGCCGATCTTTATCACCCAGCGCTGTCCCCTGCAAAGCCTCTGTCGTGAAACGGATATGGCGTTCATATTTTTCCTGGCCTTCCAAGGCCCTGTGAGACTGTCGTAAGGGACACGCCTGGCTCGTGCGCCCGGGCCAAACTGGCGAGCATACTCACGAAACTTTTACAGCACTATTTTTTATCCGGCTGCTGTGGTCGCATGAGGTTCATTACGGCTAAATATATCCAGCCCCCGATCCAGGTAAATCCCAAACAAAAGGTAACCGCCCCACTAGTCAGCATTGAGCGTTTTGTTTTTTCGCCAATCGAATGGCAAATAATGCTGGTGCCACTGCCGTAACAAGCAATATATATGGCATCAAACTTATACTGATATGCATAGTATTTTTCTTTTAAGCGAAAACTGTCTGGCTCTGATCATAAAAACAATCGTCTGATTGTCAAACGAGACTCAATGCCAGGCCGGTTTGGGGCGATGTGGTAGCACACTGTCATACCGATGCCATTCAGGGACGATACTCGATATCCACATCGCCATCGTCCCGGCCCTCATTTTCTTCCTCCGATCCCCTCGCGGCCCTGCGCCTGGCGCGATAACTGTCTCGCTGTGTCTCAATGCGCTCGCGCGCTTCGCGCTGCATCTGCTGCTGCACTTCCAGCTCTGCCTGGGCCAGTTGCGGAGCCTTGCCCTCCGCCTCCCGGCGGGCTTCCAGAAAGTCCATCAGGCAGCCAACCAGTACACCGGTGCCCTCCGCGCGGATCGCAGCCACCCGAAACACCGGCCCGGTCCAGTTCAGGGCTGCAACAATCGCTTCACAGCGCGCTTCCAACTCGGCCGCGGGTACCAGATCGGTTTTGTTGAATACCAACCAGCGCTCGCGCCCGGCCAGGGTGGCGCTGAAGCAGCTCAGCTCACGCTCAATGGCGCGAGCATTCTCAACGGGGTCGGAGCCGTCGAAGGGCGCCAGATCCACCAGGTGCAAGAGCACCCGGCAGCGGGTCAGGTGCTTGAGGAAGCGAATGCCCAGACCAGCGCCCTCGGCGGCACCCTGGATCAGGCCGGGGATATCGGCGATCACAAAACTGCGGTGCTGCTGTACCTGCACCACCCCCAAATTGGGCACCAGAGTTGTGAAGGGATAGTTGGCCACCTTGGGCTTGGCTGCGGAAACGGCGCGGATGAATGTGGACTTGCCGGCATTGGGCAAACCGAGCATGCCCACATCGGCCAGGACTTTCAGCTCCAGCTTGAGGTTGCGCGCCTCGCCCGCTGTCCCGTTGGTGGTCTTGCGGGGAGCCCGGTTGGTACTGGATTTGAAGCGGGTATTGCCGAGGCCATGGAAACCGCCCCGCGCAACCAGAAGGCGCTCGCCGGCAGCAGTCAAATCCCCCAGGGTTTCACCGGTTTCCGCATCAATCACCGTGGTACCCACCGGTACCTTCAATACCAGATCCCCCCCCTTGGCGCCGGTGCAGTTGCGCCCACGTCCCTGTTGGCCAGCCTCGGCGATATAGCGGGGCTGGTAGCGGTAATCCACCAGGGTATTCAGGGAATCGTCGGCTTCCAGGTAGACCGAACCGCCATCACCGCCATCGCCACCATCCGGCCCGCCCCGCTCGACAAACTTTTCCCGGCGAAAGCTCAGGCAGCCATTGCCCCCCTTGCCCGCCTGCACGTAGATGGGTGCTTCATCGACAAATTTCATAAATCACTCCACTACCTCGGCGATTGTCCATTCCGTATCCTGCCCAAGCCGGCGACACCCACCAACCGGACAGGTGGAGGTTCCCCAAAAAACAGGTACTTACCCCGGGTATTCCGTAACGGTTTACTGCCTTGCAACAAAAAAGCCCCGCAGCAAGCGGGGCTTTTTTGAAGCTTGGGCCAGATTCCGCTCAGACTGTTTCGATGGAAACAAACTTGCGGTTATTGGGGCCTTTCACTTCAAACTTCACAACGCCGTCCGCCGTGGCGAACAGGGTGTGGTCTTTACCCATACCAACATTCACCCCGGCATGGAACTTGGTGCCGCGCTGGCGAACGATGATATTGCCTGCAACAACAGACTGGCCGCCAAAGCGCTTAACGCCAAGGCGTTTGCTCTCGGAATCGCGGCCATTTCGGGTACTGCCGCCAGCTTTCTTGTGTGCCATGAATCGTTACTCCTCTTTATGCCTTGATACCGGTGATTTTCACTTCGGTATACCACTGGCGGTGACCCTGGCGCTTCATAGAGTGCTTGCGGCGGCGGAACTTGATGATTTTCACTTTCTCGCCGCGGCCGTGGCTGACCACTTCGGCAGTCACTGCTGCGCCATTGACAACGGGAGCGCCGATATCAATCTTGTCGCCATCAACTACCATCAGCACCCTATCGAAATCGATGGATTCCCCAGTAGCGACTTCCAACTTTTCAAGGCGAAGTATCTCGCCCGCTTCCACGCGGTGTTGCTTGCCACCGCTTTCAAAAACAGCGTACATATTTTTCTCTGCTCCGGTGTGGACGACACGAAGCAGCGGACGGACTGTTGGGTCATCAACCGCATTTTGGGAGCTTGCGCCGTGTTGTCTAAACATCTGTTGCCGACGGGTCCCAGACGGCCCAGACCAGAGCCGATCGGTACCCGCAAACGGCGGGGCGCAGATTCTAATCAATTCACCGGGTTGATACAATAGCGCCCCTTTACCGTCCGGCTCCTTCGGGCGGCCTCTGTCAGTCGTATAAGGAACTCATGCATGATGCCTTTCCACAGGGTCGCCGCCGAAGACTTTGCCGCAGTCAACCAGCGTATTCTCGATCAACTGCACTCGCACGTTCCCCTGGTGGAAAACATCGGCCACTACCTGGTGGAGGCCGGTGGCAAGCGCCTGCGACCCCTGCTGGTGCTGC comes from the Microbulbifer sp. MI-G genome and includes:
- the proB gene encoding glutamate 5-kinase, whose product is MNAISVSRQRLCRGQRWVIKIGSALLTNGGRGVHRSAISAWVAQMAALRARGIEVVLVSSGAVAAGMDRLGWRRRPESIHQLQAAAAVGQSHLVQVYEQAFGDFDIPSAQILLDHDDLSNRTRYLNARSTLRTLLSLGSVPIVNENDTVVTDEIRFGDNDTLAALVANLVEADALLIMTDADGLFSEDPRENPRAELIAEASALDPRLLQVAGESRSGLGRGGMATKVRAAQLAARSGACTVIAGGAREAVITRVCAGEPLGTLLLPEAGPLAARKRWLAGQLQVRGAVVLDRGAETALLERGRSLLAVGVTGVEGCFRRGDLVSCRNSAGREVARGLVNYDSRESLRIQGQPSEKFIDLLGYRDDDELIHRDNLVLL
- the rpmA gene encoding 50S ribosomal protein L27; amino-acid sequence: MAHKKAGGSTRNGRDSESKRLGVKRFGGQSVVAGNIIVRQRGTKFHAGVNVGMGKDHTLFATADGVVKFEVKGPNNRKFVSIETV
- the rpsT gene encoding 30S ribosomal protein S20, with the protein product MANSPQAKKRARQNDKRRMHNASLRSMVRTYIKKVVAAIDAGDAEKAKTAYAEAVPVIDRMADKGIIHKNKAARHKSRLNAQIKALAA
- a CDS encoding ATP-binding protein, with the protein product MKLRRQLLLVSLVALALPWAGCQYLRQVDAALAQGQLQALEATAAAIAARLASAPQLIAPDPLRQARPPGAQLYLNPLPQAPFVDGYGDEWRSLALKPRALLDAQRSPLAQVTLGQFGERVYLLLTVSDPTPAYHDPRTGLLSAGDTVELYTGNRHYTLPVASQGAASALWHDPRAGHYERELRLHGRWTTSPTGYQLELALPYALTGGALSVQVRDRAHSDGGAPVRAASTLPADGIPGHLVRPLADLHTELEHFVRPGLRLAVVDSEGFLLASHGQLQINDKDGEPTPWLRNWIYRKLLAQEDLSPLAVSGLPTSAGADRTPWRQWFSGPLQSRIGAVSVPVITRADDVVERPLLGRVLVLQSGAVMQSVTEGAAHRLWLISCAAAATALLLLLAYASWLSWRIRKLHRAARTAVDASGKLRGDFPISRAGDELGALNRTFASLLSELDQYHQYLRTLAGKLSHELRTPLAIVRSSLDNLCEGNLDKNSRRYAERAMDGSARLSGILNSLSAASNLEASIQQAEREPFDLADFLKVMVQCYSDAHPNFRFHLDVSPGELICHGAPELLAQLLDKLVDNACSFAPAGSEIQLSAHIGREGYTLSVSNRGPLLPGGSVHKLFDSLVSVRKGGNNTGHLGLGLHIAKLIADFHRGRLRAGNRADGSGVVFCLELPAR
- the cgtA gene encoding Obg family GTPase CgtA, with product MKFVDEAPIYVQAGKGGNGCLSFRREKFVERGGPDGGDGGDGGSVYLEADDSLNTLVDYRYQPRYIAEAGQQGRGRNCTGAKGGDLVLKVPVGTTVIDAETGETLGDLTAAGERLLVARGGFHGLGNTRFKSSTNRAPRKTTNGTAGEARNLKLELKVLADVGMLGLPNAGKSTFIRAVSAAKPKVANYPFTTLVPNLGVVQVQQHRSFVIADIPGLIQGAAEGAGLGIRFLKHLTRCRVLLHLVDLAPFDGSDPVENARAIERELSCFSATLAGRERWLVFNKTDLVPAAELEARCEAIVAALNWTGPVFRVAAIRAEGTGVLVGCLMDFLEARREAEGKAPQLAQAELEVQQQMQREARERIETQRDSYRARRRAARGSEEENEGRDDGDVDIEYRP
- the rplU gene encoding 50S ribosomal protein L21 — encoded protein: MYAVFESGGKQHRVEAGEILRLEKLEVATGESIDFDRVLMVVDGDKIDIGAPVVNGAAVTAEVVSHGRGEKVKIIKFRRRKHSMKRQGHRQWYTEVKITGIKA